Below is a window of Leifsonia sp. NPDC080035 DNA.
GAACAGCACATCTGCCACGCTGGATGCCGTGACCCAGACGACGCCCCCGACGACGCCGACCGCGCCCGCCGCCCGCACCACGTACGGGTCGCTCTGGCGCGGCGTGCCGAGGGAGCTCGGTTTCCTCCTCCTCACCATGCCGATCGCGATCGTCGGGCTCTCCGTGCTGCAGACGTTGTTCTGGTTCGGTGTCGGCACCATCGTGATCTACGTCGGACTGTTCGTGCTGATCGGCACCTTCTACACCGCCCGTGGATTCGGGACGCTGGAGCTGGTCCGGCTGGAGTGGGCGGGCCGACCCCGCATCCAGCGGCCGAAGTGGGAGCCGGCGGACAAGCCGCGCTCGTTCTGGCGGTCGGCGTTCGGGCCGTTCGTGGACGGGCACTACTGGCTGTACCTGCTGCACGGGCTGTTCATCAACCCGATCGTGAGCATCGTCAGCTGGGCGATCACCATCGCCTGGACCTCCGTCGTGCTCGGCGGTCTGACCTCGTGGATCTGGCGGGGATTCATCCCGCGCGGCGATCAGGACATCTTCCTCTCCCGGGTGATCGTGGACGCCGTGTTCGGCGTGCACTCCAGCTTCGACCCGGTGGTGGGCGACCGCATCCTGGAGCTCATCCTCGGCGTGCTGTTCGCGGTGACGCTGCCGTTCGTCACCCGCGGGCTGACGCTGATGCATCACGCCATCGCCCGCGGGCTGCTGGGGTCGTGGCGCTCGGAGGCGCTGCAGCGCGAGGTCGCCGACCTGTCGGCGTCGCGCGGAGCGGCTGTCGCCGCGGAGGACCAGGCGCTGCGCCGGCTGGAGCGCGACTTGCACGACGGCCCGCAGCAGCGGCTCATCCGGCTGCAGATGGACATCGCGGCCGCCGAGCGCAAGCTGGCGGACGACCCGGACGCCGCAGCGTCGCTGCTCGCGGAGGCGAGGCAGCAGGCCGGCGACACCCTGCAGGAACTGCGCGCGCTCTCCCGCGGTTTCGCGCCGCCGCTGCTGCAGGACCGCGGCCTTCTCGCCGCGTCCGAGTCGCTGGCCGCCCGGAGCACAGTGCCGATGAGCGTGGAATCGTCGCTGGCGCCGGGGGAGCGGTTCAGCCCGGAGATCGAGCGCAACGCGTACTACGTGCTGGCCGAGCTCGCCGCGAACCTCGCCAAGCACTCCGGCGCCACCGCGTCCCGGCTGGTGCTCGACCGTCGCCTGGACGAAGCCGGCGCCGCCTGGCTGGACGTCTGGCTGACCGACAACGGCCGCGGCGGCGCGAGCGCCCTGCCCGGCCACGGGCTGAGCGGGCTGGCCGAGCGGGTGCACGGCCTGCGCGGAGAGCTCGTCGTGGACAGCCCCGAGGGAGGGCCCACCCGGATCGGCGCGCGCATCCCGCTCGCCTGACCCGGCGACGGGCGCCGAAGGGTCGTGACACGCCGCCTCGACACCATCGAGGCGGCACGTCGCGACCTCTCGGCGCGCGGAGACGCCGCGCCCTAGGGTGGAGGGGTGTCAGACGCCGCACCCCTCCGCCTCGTCGTCGCCGACGACTCCGTCCTGCTCCGCGAGGGGCTCATCCGGCTGTTCGACGAGGCCGGTTTCCAGACGATCGGCGCCTTCGGCGACGCCGAATCGCTGCTGGCCGCGATCCCATCCCTCGAGCCGGACGTCGCCGTGCTCGACGTCCGGATGCCGCCCAGCTTCCGCGACGAGGGCGTTCGGGCCGCCCTCGAGTTGCGGGCCGCGCATCCACGGGTCGCGGTGCTGCTGCTCAGCCAGTACGTCGAGGGCGCGTACGCCCAGGAGTTGCTGGCGAGCGGACGGGGCGGCACCGGCTACCTGCTGAAGGACCGGATCGCCTCCCTCGACGAGCTGAGGGACGCGGTCACTCGTGTCGCTGCCGGCGGCACGGTGCTGGACCCCGAGGTGGTGCGCGAGCTGCTGATGCGCCGCACCGACCCGCTCGCCTCGCTCACCCCGCGCGAACGCGACGTTCTGACGCTGATGGCGGAGGGCCGGACGAACGCCGCGATCGCCGCCCGACTGGTGATCGGCGTGGGCGCCGTCGAGAAGAACGTCACTTCGATCTTCCAGAAGCTCGCGCTGGAGGACTCGGGCGACGACCACCGCCGGGTGCTCGCGGTGCTGGCCTTCCTTCAGCGCTGAGTTCAGGCTGGCACGAGCACGCGCGAGCCGTCGCCGCATTCATGTGAAGGCATGGATCCTGCACCGCACTGAGCGCGTCGGTTCCCCGGTTGCGGCGATCCCGTCGTACCCTGGCCAGGGACGGTAGACCACGCGGTCTGGCCCGGATCGACCCCGACGCGACCCTGGAAGACGAAATGCCCCGACGAATCCCTCGAGCCCTTCTCCCTCTGCTCGTCGGCGCGCTCGCGACCGGCCTGACCGTGACGGGCGCCGCGCCGGCGCTCGCGACCAGCGGTCCCGGTTCGGCGGGCGAGCCCGCGACGACCCAGGGTTCCGCTGCGACCGCGACCCCGGAATCGGGTGCGCCCGAGCCCACCGCGCCGACGCCGGAGCCGACCCCGTCCGCGACGGGCACGCCGTCGCCGTCCGCCTCCCCGGCTCCTGCGCCGACGACGTCGCCGGCTCCGTCCGCGTCCTCGCAGGTCGAGATCGCCGAGGACCCGTCGCTCGCCACCCAGAACGCGGCGCGCAACCACGCAATGGGCTCGACGATCGCTGCGAACGACCCCAACAGCTCCGCGAAGTCGGCACGCGGCCTGTCGTCGTTCGCCGGCGGTCTCCCGCCGGGCGTCCCCGGTCTCGACGTGAGCGGCTGGCAGGTGCTCACCGCGGCGAACTGGCGCACCATCGCCGCAAACGGCGCCAAGTTCGTGTACGTCAAGGCGACGGAGAGCACGGACTACAAGAGCAGTCAGTTCGCCGAGCAGTACAACGACTCCTACGCTGCGGGGCTCATCCACGGCGCGTACCACTTCGCCACGCCGAACACCTCCTCGGGGGCGACGCAGGCGAACTACTTCGTGAACAACGGGGGAGGCTGGAGCGCGGACGGCCGCACGCTGCCGCCCCTGCTCGACATCGAGTACAACCCGTACGGCGCCACATGCTACGGCCTGAGCGCGGCAGAGATGGTGTCGTGGATCCGGGACTTCTCGAACACCATCCTGGCGCGCACCGGCCGCCTCCCGGCCATCTACTCGACCACCGACTGGTGGACGCGCTGCACCGGCAACAACCCGGGCTTCGGCGCGAACCCGTTGTTCATCGCGCGCTACCCCTCCAACATCTCCTCGGGCGCGGGGACGCTGCCGGCCGGCTGGTCGAACTACTCGATCTGGCAGTACGCGAGCTCGGGGATCTTCCCCGGCGACCAGGACACCTTCAACGGCACGCTGGCGAACCTGCAGCAGTTCGCCTCGAACGGTCCGATCGTCGAGCCGATGGCCGCGCCCGTGATCGGCGTCGGTGACTTCAACGGCGACGGCAAGCCCGACCTGATCGGGCGGCGGTCGAACGGCGCCCTGCTCTTCTACGCCGGCACCGGGTCGGTCACCGGCATGAGCACGGGATACCAGTCCGCCCAGCAGATCGGCACCGGCTGGGGCGTCTACGACGCGCTCGTCGGCACGGGTGACCTGAACGGCGACGGCAAGCCGGACCTCCTGGCGCGCAGGACGAACGGCACGCTCTGGTTCTACGCCGGCACGGGCAGGGTCGGGGGCGGCTCGGAGGGCTACGCGGCCGCCGTGCAGGTCGGCAGCGGCTACGACCAGTACTCGCAGCTCGTCGGCGCCGGCGACTTCACCGGCGACGGCAAGGCGGACGTGCTCGGGGTCAAGCCCGACGGAACGCTCTGGCTGCTGCCGGGCACCGGGCGCGCGGTGGCGAACGGGATCTTCGGCACGCCGACGCAGATCGGCAGCTCCTGGAACACCTGGAAGGTCCTCCTCGGCGTCGGCGACCTCGACCGGGACGGCAAGCCGGACCTGGTCGGCATCCGCGCGGACGGCACTGCGGGCTTCTACTCGGGCACGTGGTCCGCGCCGTACTACAAGGTCGCGGTCCCGATCACGATCCCGGGCGTCAGCTCCACCGACGTGTTCGCGGCGCCGGGCGACTTCGACGGCGACGGCATCCCCGACCTGCTCGACCGCACCGTCTCCGGTGAGCTCCGCTTCATCGGCGGCGGCCAGATCGCGGAGGGGTACGCGGCCGGCCGCGTCCTGAGCCAGAACTGGGCGTCGACGTCGCAGGTCATCCCTGCGGGCGACATCGACGGGGACGGCAAGCCGGATGTGCTCACCACGGGCACCGACGGCTCGCTGTACCTGCACCCCGGCACCCGGACCTCCACGGTCTTCGGCGCCTCGGTGAAGATCGGCTCGAACTGGACCGTGTACTCGCGGGTGGTCGCGACCGGGGACTTCAACGGCGACAAGAAGCCGGACTTCCTCGGGATCCGACCGGACGGCACGCTCTGGTTCTACGCCGGCACCGGCAAGGTCGGCAGCGGGGACGAGGGCTACGCGAAGGCGGTGCAGATCGGCCACGGCTGGAACGTGTACTCCTCGATCGTCGGGGTCGGCGACCTCAACGGCGACGGCAAGAACGACCTCGTCGCGGTCCGTCCGGACGGCGTCGCGATGTTCTACGCGGGCACCGGGATCGCGGACGCCACCCACGAGGGCTACAAGCCGGCCGTCCAGCTCGGGACGGGCTGGAACGGCGGCGCAGACCTGATCGGGCCGAAGGACTTCTCCGGCGACGGCAAGGCCGACCTCATCACGCGCACTCCGGACGGCACGGTGACGCTGAAGCTCGGCACCGGAACGGTCAATGGTGCGAAGACGTTCTCGCGCAACGCCCTGATCGGTCGCGGCTGGAGCATCTTCTCGTCGGTGGCAGGGGTCGGCGACCTCGACGGCGACGGGAAGAACGACCTGGTCGCCGTCCGGCCGGACGGCACGGTCTACTTCTACTCCGGCACGGGAGACGCGGGCGCCGTGACGACCGGCTACGCCAAGGCCGCCGTCGCGATCGGTCGCGGCTGGGACATCTTCCGCTGAACCCCGGAAACAGGAAAACCGCTGGTCATCGAGCCCGATGACCAGCGGTTTTCCGTGTCGGAGGGGATGACGGGAATCGAACCCGCGTAATCAGTTTGGAAGACTGAGGCTCTACCATTGAGCTACATCCCCGAAGCCGTCCACCCGGACGGCCGACGACCATCGTAGTACATAACGGGCCCGCGCCCGTGTGCAGTAGACTTGCGCGTGGTCTTTCGCACCGCTGAAGCCGGGGCGTAGCTCAGCTTGGCTAGAGCGCCCGCTTTGGGAGCGGGAGGTCGCAGGTTCGAATCCTGTCGCCCCGACGAGGACCTCGTTCCTTGCGAGTAGACCATCGTTCGAACATTCAGGAGAACCCAGACATCGTGAAGACCACGGTCGAGAAGCTCAGCCCCACCCGCACCAAGCTCACCATCGCGGTGACGCCGGAGGAGCTGAAGCCGTCCATCAACCACGCGTACGAGCACATCGCCGAGCAGGTGACCATTCCCGGTTTCCGCAAGGGCAAGGTGCCGCCGCCCATCATCGACCAGCGCGTCGGCAAGGCCGCCGTCCTCGAGCACGCGGTCAACGAGGGCCTGGACGGGTTCTACCGCCGGGCCGTCGAGGAGAACGACGTCCGTCCGCTCGGCCGCCCGGAGGCGGACATCACCGAGTGGCCGAACGAGAAGGACTTCTCCGGCGACCTGCTGCTCACCATCGAGGTGGACGTCCGCCCCGAGGTGACCCTGCCCGCCTTCGACGACATCACGATCACGGTCGACGCGGCCGAGGTCGGCGTCGACGACGTCGAGGAGGAGCTGGACCGCCTGCGCAGCCGCTTCGGCACGCTCGTGACCGTGGACCGCCCGGCCAAGAAGGGCGACTTCGCCCAGATCGACCTGGTCGCCGTCATCGGCGGCGAGGAGGTCGACACCGCCGCGAACATCTCCTACGAGATCGGCTCCGGCGAGCTCATCGACGGCATCGACGAGGCGCTCGAGACCCTCACCGCCGGCGAGACCACCACCTTCGAGGCCCCGCTCATGGGCGGCGACCACGAGGGCGAGAACGCCCAGATCACGGTGACGCTGAACGCCGTCAAGGAGCGCGAGCTCCCGGAGGCGGACGACGACTTCGCCCAGATCGCCAGCGAGTTCGACACCATCGGCGAGCTGCGCCAGAGCCTGCGCACGCAGGTCGAGCGCGCCAAGTCGTTCGGCCAGGGCACCGCGGCGCGCGACCAGCTCGTGGACAAGCTCCTCGAGCTCGTCGAGATCCCGGTCCCGGAGCAGCTCGTCGAGGACGAGGTGCACCGTCACCTCGAGCAGGAGAACCGCCTCGAGGACGACGTCCACCGCGCCGAGGTGAAGGAGTCGAGCGAGAAGACGTTCCGCACCCAGATCCTGCTCGACGAGGTCGCGCAGAACGAGGACATCAAGGTCAGCCAGGACGAGCTCACCCAGTACCTGGTGC
It encodes the following:
- a CDS encoding sensor domain-containing protein, with amino-acid sequence MTNSTSATLDAVTQTTPPTTPTAPAARTTYGSLWRGVPRELGFLLLTMPIAIVGLSVLQTLFWFGVGTIVIYVGLFVLIGTFYTARGFGTLELVRLEWAGRPRIQRPKWEPADKPRSFWRSAFGPFVDGHYWLYLLHGLFINPIVSIVSWAITIAWTSVVLGGLTSWIWRGFIPRGDQDIFLSRVIVDAVFGVHSSFDPVVGDRILELILGVLFAVTLPFVTRGLTLMHHAIARGLLGSWRSEALQREVADLSASRGAAVAAEDQALRRLERDLHDGPQQRLIRLQMDIAAAERKLADDPDAAASLLAEARQQAGDTLQELRALSRGFAPPLLQDRGLLAASESLAARSTVPMSVESSLAPGERFSPEIERNAYYVLAELAANLAKHSGATASRLVLDRRLDEAGAAWLDVWLTDNGRGGASALPGHGLSGLAERVHGLRGELVVDSPEGGPTRIGARIPLA
- a CDS encoding response regulator transcription factor is translated as MSDAAPLRLVVADDSVLLREGLIRLFDEAGFQTIGAFGDAESLLAAIPSLEPDVAVLDVRMPPSFRDEGVRAALELRAAHPRVAVLLLSQYVEGAYAQELLASGRGGTGYLLKDRIASLDELRDAVTRVAAGGTVLDPEVVRELLMRRTDPLASLTPRERDVLTLMAEGRTNAAIAARLVIGVGAVEKNVTSIFQKLALEDSGDDHRRVLAVLAFLQR
- a CDS encoding FG-GAP-like repeat-containing protein, with protein sequence MPRRIPRALLPLLVGALATGLTVTGAAPALATSGPGSAGEPATTQGSAATATPESGAPEPTAPTPEPTPSATGTPSPSASPAPAPTTSPAPSASSQVEIAEDPSLATQNAARNHAMGSTIAANDPNSSAKSARGLSSFAGGLPPGVPGLDVSGWQVLTAANWRTIAANGAKFVYVKATESTDYKSSQFAEQYNDSYAAGLIHGAYHFATPNTSSGATQANYFVNNGGGWSADGRTLPPLLDIEYNPYGATCYGLSAAEMVSWIRDFSNTILARTGRLPAIYSTTDWWTRCTGNNPGFGANPLFIARYPSNISSGAGTLPAGWSNYSIWQYASSGIFPGDQDTFNGTLANLQQFASNGPIVEPMAAPVIGVGDFNGDGKPDLIGRRSNGALLFYAGTGSVTGMSTGYQSAQQIGTGWGVYDALVGTGDLNGDGKPDLLARRTNGTLWFYAGTGRVGGGSEGYAAAVQVGSGYDQYSQLVGAGDFTGDGKADVLGVKPDGTLWLLPGTGRAVANGIFGTPTQIGSSWNTWKVLLGVGDLDRDGKPDLVGIRADGTAGFYSGTWSAPYYKVAVPITIPGVSSTDVFAAPGDFDGDGIPDLLDRTVSGELRFIGGGQIAEGYAAGRVLSQNWASTSQVIPAGDIDGDGKPDVLTTGTDGSLYLHPGTRTSTVFGASVKIGSNWTVYSRVVATGDFNGDKKPDFLGIRPDGTLWFYAGTGKVGSGDEGYAKAVQIGHGWNVYSSIVGVGDLNGDGKNDLVAVRPDGVAMFYAGTGIADATHEGYKPAVQLGTGWNGGADLIGPKDFSGDGKADLITRTPDGTVTLKLGTGTVNGAKTFSRNALIGRGWSIFSSVAGVGDLDGDGKNDLVAVRPDGTVYFYSGTGDAGAVTTGYAKAAVAIGRGWDIFR
- the tig gene encoding trigger factor, whose translation is MKTTVEKLSPTRTKLTIAVTPEELKPSINHAYEHIAEQVTIPGFRKGKVPPPIIDQRVGKAAVLEHAVNEGLDGFYRRAVEENDVRPLGRPEADITEWPNEKDFSGDLLLTIEVDVRPEVTLPAFDDITITVDAAEVGVDDVEEELDRLRSRFGTLVTVDRPAKKGDFAQIDLVAVIGGEEVDTAANISYEIGSGELIDGIDEALETLTAGETTTFEAPLMGGDHEGENAQITVTLNAVKERELPEADDDFAQIASEFDTIGELRQSLRTQVERAKSFGQGTAARDQLVDKLLELVEIPVPEQLVEDEVHRHLEQENRLEDDVHRAEVKESSEKTFRTQILLDEVAQNEDIKVSQDELTQYLVQGAAQYGMDPNEFVKILSENGQIPSMVGEVARNKALAIILGKVEVVDTNGAKVDLTEFIALPDEDDAEDAAAAEEQPAAEQAADEAPAEEPAAEEKPKKKAAAKKKAADK